aatgtCAAAAGCCATACCATAGGGGTACAGGTAGGTTTGTTTTCTAACCGAGTCTTTAGATCTGTATAATTTGAAAGAAGAACGGTACCAGTACTTGTTGGGTCTGGTACAAACACTAGTTGGATAAAGGAAGACTTTCAATGCTTTCTCACAGCATTCCCCGGCACTAGAGTTTGCAGAAAGACGGCATGTCTATACTAGGGTTGCAACTAACTATTTTATATTATCGATTACAtttgcagattattttctaaataaatcaaTTGAAGTCTATAAAGTTTCAGAAAATAGTGACAATGAATCTCCCAATTTCTTAAAGTCCAAAGTGACTTTCTTTGAAAGTCATTCAAAACCCCAAATATATGAAGTTTAGTATGATATGAAACAGATGAAAGCAGAAAATCTCTATATTTAAGAAGCTAAAAACTCActcctgtctcacctgtctctcagaGAGGCTGAGTGCCATGGACAGCTCGGTCTTCCTCCTCATGGTGATGTAGCGGTTGTACTGAaactccttctccagctccaggCGTTGCTGGTCAGTGTATACCACCCGGTACTTGTCCTTAGTGCGAGTCTTGGTTCCTGAATCACACAAAATAACCCTGATTTAATGCATAAATAGATACAATTTGGATTATTGACTTagtgaatgtaaataaataagtagGTGAGCAAAACATGATTATGTCAGTGAGTCACGTGCACTCTGAGTCCTAACAGATGAGTAACTTGAAGACGTCTGGAGCCACGTTCAAGTTCAGGCGCCATTTAAAGCCTCATTAACTCTATTAATCACGCTAACTTTAACTAATGTAAAGACTCCCCACTGCATTGCATCAGTGGCTCTCCTTATCACTGTGAGTGGTGTTTACATAGGTGTTTACACAGGCAGCTATTCATacgtatgcacacacacactcttaagaAAAGGGTGAGTCAGAGTTATTGATCGGAAATCTTGACCATGTGACAGCATCGATcaaggcagactcacacacacacacacacacacacacacacacacacacacacacacacacacgtggagGTGTTTTGGTCGTTTTCTGCACAGTTCCTGTAGTGCACCTGTTATCTAAGTTGTCACTCTTCTGCACCCACCAAGTGGACAGAGAGGGTGGGGAGTGTCATTTTTGCAGACTTCACAGCGGAAGGGAGAGGCGAACAAAAATcatgataaatgtgtgtgtgcagccagtCTGACTTTACTTTACGTGTTGAACGTGTTCCTGTCTATGAATATTCGTTTTACCAAAGCTGTCATATATACACCCACTCAGTTCCTGGCGATAAGTTTCTCATCATCTTCAAACTGCAACAAGGATCTTATCTTATAAAAGgtcactttaaatatatttttatctaGATGTTTTTCCTGTCACATTAATGTATTGGAAATGAAGAATTTATGTGTCTGGCTCCAAGACAGACCACAACATGTTTGTTCAAACaacaagagttttttttaattcattttgtttttaaagaaattggTATTCTTTAAACTAGGTGTTTTTGGGTTgtaatgtttgtgaataaaaaatgaaatctccGAATTCTGATTGTagttgtattttaattaaaaacctgGGAATAAACAATGTTGATGATATATTTTATGGGTTCTTCATCCTAGGCAAATACAGTGTTTACTTATATCACACAGCCTTTAATAGGACTAAATAGTGCCATGGTATCAGGTATTGAAGTCTCACCTGAAACGGTTTCATGTGGTCTCCTCTTGGGACCGAAGAGGTCCTGTCCTGAGATGAAGTTGTACGGGTTGAAGGAACCCCCTCCAGCTGTGGTGGGAGTGCCGCTCAGCTCTGGGGACGAGAAGCTGGCCTGCGCAGCGCTGCTGGGACTTGACCCCGGGAAGCTGTAGGCGTACTCTTCCCGGGGTGCGTACATCGAGCTCCAAGCGCCTGTCGACGGGTCACCAACTCCCGGTAGGTGATGAAATCCGGTGAAGTCATATGGAGGCGGAAAGTACTGACTGTTCAGGGACAGCGTCTGAGCCGGGTGTCTGGCTGACTGCGAGTTGGGGTACATGCCGGTGTCCTGGTGCAACAGGTAGGGTGGCTCTCTCGGTTAGTCCTTGGTGAATCAAACTACCTGCGCATGTTAGGCCTCCTTGTTTATTCCCTGCAGCCTCTTGAGCTCTGTATTCACTTCAGTCCAAGGTTTGGCTACCTGTGCAGTAAGACTACACACCTTTATAGATTTACTGCCTAGGAGTTCAAAGGTATTCTCGTGACGTCACGTTAACCTGAGACCCACCTGCCTGATCTCCTCTTGGAGACGTGAGGGCATTGACCCTCATTTACCCAGCCTGCCCTGGCGGATCATTTTGATAAGACTGTCATTTGCAAGTGGATGTGAAGGGCTCATCATGTGATACCCAGCACAGACGTTGTAAATCAAGATACGACTTGGCTCAGTGAAAAATAAGTTATACTACAATGTAAACATATTCAAAGTCTTACCTTagatacaataacaaaaaggaaagtaaaagtatgaatTAGACAGGTAGATggtattttataaatactgagTCTAATTTGCCACACCATGCAAACACAACTTCACAATAATTgcactttaatattttattataattaaataatgtatGTTCTGAAACATAATTTCCTTACAttgaagtgtaaatgtatggcagaaatatttaaattgtaataataaaagtGCCTCATAACTTTATCTCGTTAAAGGACAAATACACTTATGCTCACCAAGAACATGTGTCTTGGACACATTTGTACATGAACATGTTTATTGTTGATGTAAGATAATTTTCTTAAAATGAAGGAAGATAAATTACATATgattttatgttgttgtttactgtgaGGAAGAACATTGGGGAAACAGGTGGAAAAACACTATATTGCTTATACTTGTCTTATCCATTAGTTCCcttggaaaaataaaactatcctCAATACTTTGTACCGTATAGTCAACAACAAATATGTGGCACATTGGCCATCACTTTTAAAGCAATATTATGTTAAATTGTGTAGGTTTATCGTCCACAGAATTCCTGCTTAAAACATCCACGGGAGGGCAGCAAAATACAGGCAGGTAATTTAACATGTCTGAAGTTCTGCACATATTCAAAGCTGCTGTTCCAAATGTACAAGATGAATAATATAGGCACACCTTCCACATTCATTTGAGGTCTCGGGCTATTACACTGTAAATCATACTATTTATTTGGCACATAGAGCTTGTCTGTGGGCCCTTCTGCTTCTGAGTCTAAAAAAGATCCATCAAAGATTAATGTCAGCATCTCGGTTAGAAAACTCATTATCAACTTCCCGCTGTTAGCATGAAGCATGTTAATGGACAGAAAAAGTGCTACAGGCCTGAGCATTATGGAAAGTGCAATATCAAACACTTATTAGGAAATTCAATAGATCATTGTGTCCCAGTAATACCAGCTTGgctaaaaataaagaatgtgGTTTAAGCACTTACTGCATGCATTAGAGCATGTGTTGGTGTAAAAACGGGCCCGTTTGGTTTGTACATGAATCTAAAACTGACAATTATATTGTTGTCAAACCTTAGAGCTCCAAAAAGATCCCTATAATTTAAAGTCCTTGCCTGCAGCTGTAACCCAACAAATTCAAACATCACCTTTTTGTCTgtattaatgttttaatatgtttctAAATGAGGGGTTACTGTAGGGTTTATTACATGTGTATAGATTTTGTTGAAACTGCACAGCATAAACAGTGTTCCCCCAGGTCTCCTTTTGGTCATCCCAACATTCAAGATCATCGAGGGGGAACTAATAAGAGGCTTGTAGCCCCTTTTCACCATTTCTAAAAGCTCACATGTGTTAGAAAGTTAGCTGCTGTAGGTACCAAGACACACCCAGAGCTTTCATCTTCTACAGTCAAACTTCCTTTAAGGACTTTTACAGTCCACAAAAAGCCTACAAACAGTACTTATTAAGTGCCAAACAGCTACAGCATGCCAGTCAGATTCAGCTTTACTTTGACAGTCCTTAAAAAGtggaaaattatttattttatttagatgcAGCATGAAAAGCATCTGCATTCTTTCTTATGATAAACTAAATTAAGTAGCTAAAAATGCCCTCATCAACAATAAAGACAGcataaacactttattaagTAATGACTATGGTGACACCGTGCAGGAATGCGTCAAGTTACTGCTGATAAtcaattaacatgtttttatattttacttgaaCCTGTAGAGATAGGAAACAtggaaaacactgcagtcagTGATTGAAGTTGAATCAGAGTCTGTTTAGTCTGAATGCAACCACACACtctatacaacaacaaaacacagacgATAGAGTGAGAAAAAAGCAGCACATGATCATTGTTAAAAACCTGACAGTCCACAGTTCTGTTTTATTAGACAGTGTTCAGAAGAGAGCTGACAGTAAATGAGATCCAGAGAGAGGAATCACATGCACAAAGGTCCCAGGCCGGACTCGAACCAGGAATGATGGGATTACATGGTGTGTGTCTCACACGCAAAGTCACCAGGACAACATTTGTTgtgcattattttctttttggacttttaaacttttaataatgttcttatttttttgtctaCTAAATCGAAAACAATAGTAAAATGATCTCTCAAAATGTATCGTGTatgaacaataacacaaaatacacaaagtcAGTTTAATTTTACATAGGACAAAGTTACAAGTAGCAAAGCATCACCTTTGAGAAGAAAAAGGTATCTATCAAATCTACTATCAAAtgataaaatgctgttttgtcaATTTGTTGACTAATGAAACTAATTGTTTCAGCAATGATTTGAGTTGCTCCTACTTTGCTGTGCATTTTGTtctttaatttgaatttattaGACAAATCTTAGGCATCTTAGAATATTGATATGGTGATGATTATGCAGTTTTAGTTGTGTGTTCAAAACTCTGCCGTGTTTCCCGAGTTTCAGGTTTGGCTCTGAATCGGTAAGCCTGTTTCTGAGACTCTTACTATGACAACTTTTATCGGTGCAATGTATTATCTATCAGTTCTTTAATGGCTTCATCCATCTTCATCTATCAGAGGTGTGTTGAGTTCAGCTCCAGGCCCAGGCCTCAGCCCCAGTGTTTCCTGCTTCCATGTCCCTTCCCCCTCTCCCAGGGGCCTCCAGGGGCCACTggctgtcagagagagagataacCTTTAGCTTTATCCAAAAtcaagcaaaacacaaacacaggccaGCATTCAGGGTGGTTGTTTCAcgttcttcctctctttccagCCACAATCCCACTTTCTCAAACCTGTTCACTGCCATCCTCTTCCTGTCCACCAGATGCCCTCTGACTTTTCTCTCCTGTCCCAGTCACCTGACCTTCCCTGCTCACCTGTTCCCACTTTCCTCATCAGCCCTGCAGATATTTAACCAgcttttttgcactattttcaCCAATCCTGCACTTTACCTGCCCCTTCGCTACACTGTTGAGGCAAAGCTACTTTTGATGTGACATGCCAGTGAGCTTATATTGGTTCCTTTTTCAATAACCCACTAAATTGTTAATATCAGCTGGCCTTTTTTCTGGAATTGGGTACTTGTTCTTGCCCTGTTGCTGTGCTCGCACCGCTCTGCATGTTGCACTACTTCATGTATGGAAACAGTCCAGATGAGCAGGGAGAGAAACCactctttaaatgttctgatAGGATGAATAGACTGGGCATTGTTGGAGCAGAATGATTCGCAGTCCAGTTTATCATGTGATTTGGCACTTTGTTaagctgtataaataaacaagcTGTCAGTTATAAACCCATAGACACCCCCTTGTGTTCATTTTAGCCACCGCTTGTTTGTAACAACATGCTGAACTCATAGATGAAAACTAAAGGCTGTGTAATTCCCTCTCAAGTCGAAGTTACGAAACCAAGTCGTTCTTAAAGTTTACTGGCTTTAATCACACGAAGAGCATGATAGTGTGCCGTGAGAACTGTTAACATACAGAcagaaaagcaaataaaaacaaattattccCACGTAAACATCAAAGACACAACGCGACCATAGTTACATGACTCAACAGAAATCCGTCACATTACATCTTTACAGtcttacaaaaataacagtaacaaaacacaaatgtacctCATTGGCCGCTTTCCCTTGAGAGACAATTAGGTATCTTCCTTCAGTCCTTCATTGCACTATGCACTTTATTCAAATCTTCCTTATAACATCGCTGGTCTTAGGCAGAGGAATCCGCGAGGTGTCTGCCTGCTAGCTTGGTCCAGAATGTTACTAACAAGTAACGACCATCATAACACTCCGTCAAACTGCGGCAGCAAACTTTGGTTCCCCCCTTAATTAAGACTTTTCTCCCgtatcaaaacaaacaatatacatgaaatatatgaaatgatgcttttaatattaaactattattactagaaatgtatgtattttatgaaCTCTATATTTTTAACCTAATATTTATtaatctattatttatttatttattctgactTCGATGGCAGTTACAGGCTGTGTTagacatttctgcatttttacTCTTACTTTAGAAGtctttcactttattttatgAAACTTTAGCTATTTAAACCCAGTG
The DNA window shown above is from Eleginops maclovinus isolate JMC-PN-2008 ecotype Puerto Natales chromosome 23, JC_Emac_rtc_rv5, whole genome shotgun sequence and carries:
- the cdx1a gene encoding homeobox protein CDX-1a; protein product: MYPNSQSARHPAQTLSLNSQYFPPPYDFTGFHHLPGVGDPSTGAWSSMYAPREEYAYSFPGSSPSSAAQASFSSPELSGTPTTAGGGSFNPYNFISGQDLFGPKRRPHETVSGTKTRTKDKYRVVYTDQQRLELEKEFQYNRYITMRRKTELSMALSLSERQVKIWFQNRRAKERKINRKKLQHSQQASTTTPTPPAQGGPADSHVPTSPCSNILADTISEEY